One genomic segment of bacterium includes these proteins:
- the gmk gene encoding guanylate kinase, whose amino-acid sequence MISGPSGVGKNTVIRALAPHYSFHFAVSATTRARRPDETDGVEYYFIDDEAFSGLIEAGRLLEWAEFAGNRYGTLHDEVFAYLDTGQDVLLDVELNGAFQVMGSYPDALSIFLMPPSLDELESRMRGRRGMTEAQIATRLKLAEDQIERGWHRFAHVVVNADLDTTVTAIVGILGSSPSS is encoded by the coding sequence ATCATCTCGGGGCCGTCAGGTGTCGGGAAGAACACCGTCATCCGGGCTCTGGCCCCTCATTACAGCTTTCACTTCGCCGTATCGGCAACAACCCGCGCCAGGCGGCCTGACGAAACCGATGGAGTCGAGTACTACTTCATCGATGACGAGGCTTTCTCGGGACTGATCGAAGCAGGCCGGTTGCTGGAGTGGGCGGAGTTCGCCGGCAATCGCTACGGAACCCTTCATGATGAGGTCTTCGCCTACCTCGACACGGGGCAGGACGTCTTGCTCGATGTCGAGTTGAACGGCGCCTTCCAGGTGATGGGCTCCTATCCGGATGCTCTGTCCATATTCCTCATGCCTCCGAGTCTCGACGAACTGGAGTCCAGGATGCGGGGTCGCCGGGGGATGACGGAGGCACAGATCGCCACGCGCCTCAAGTTGGCCGAGGACCAGATCGAGCGGGGTTGGCACCGTTTCGCCCACGTCGTGGTTAACGCAGATCTCGACACTACGGTGACGGCGATAGTCGGTATACTGGGGTCCTCACCATCCAGCTAG
- the pyrF gene encoding orotidine-5'-phosphate decarboxylase codes for MTGSMGDGSNPTESRPCNPILVALDVPTGEDAVRLARELSPHVGGFKVGLELLTGPGPAIVGVIGRLGKPVFADAKLHDIPNTVKAAARHLGEAGARWVTAHAAGGRAMLEAAVEGLREGAGARAAGILAITVLTSLDQDALAATGVAATPGKLAAVRARLAREAGCEGVITSVRELGVISDVAPQLLRVTPGIRPVGVDSHDQARAATPAEGMERGAHYLVIGRAITGAPEPGRAALDILSGLDLPGTSPGL; via the coding sequence ATGACCGGCAGCATGGGTGATGGATCGAACCCTACCGAGAGCCGACCGTGCAACCCCATCCTCGTCGCTCTCGACGTTCCGACCGGGGAGGACGCCGTCCGCCTCGCCCGGGAGCTTTCGCCCCATGTCGGTGGGTTCAAGGTCGGGCTCGAGCTCCTGACCGGTCCGGGTCCCGCCATCGTGGGAGTGATCGGACGGCTGGGAAAGCCGGTGTTCGCTGACGCCAAGCTGCATGACATTCCCAACACTGTCAAGGCGGCCGCCCGCCATCTGGGAGAGGCGGGAGCGCGATGGGTAACCGCTCACGCCGCCGGGGGCAGGGCCATGCTGGAAGCGGCGGTCGAGGGTCTGCGCGAGGGGGCGGGTGCCCGCGCCGCTGGAATACTCGCCATCACCGTCCTCACCAGCCTCGACCAGGATGCTCTGGCGGCGACCGGGGTGGCTGCAACACCGGGGAAACTGGCCGCGGTGCGAGCCCGGCTCGCCCGTGAGGCCGGCTGCGAGGGCGTCATCACTTCGGTCCGGGAGTTGGGCGTGATATCGGATGTGGCTCCCCAACTGCTGAGGGTCACGCCCGGCATCCGACCGGTCGGTGTCGACTCCCATGACCAGGCCCGGGCAGCTACACCCGCTGAAGGGATGGAGCGAGGCGCGCACTACCTGGTGATAGGCCGGGCCATCACCGGAGCTCCGGAACCGGGCCGGGCCGCTCTCGACATTCTCTCCGGCCTCGACTTGCCTGGAACCTCACCCGGGTTGTGA
- the mihF gene encoding integration host factor, actinobacterial type translates to MAPPQLNAEQRARALEKAAMARRKRAEIKSLLKNGSLSLGELLEQATDDPMVSGIKVSAVLTSMPRTGKVKAGQIMEELGIAENRRVRGLGARQRSALLAKFS, encoded by the coding sequence ATGGCACCTCCGCAGTTGAACGCCGAGCAACGGGCACGGGCATTGGAGAAGGCAGCGATGGCGCGCCGCAAGCGGGCCGAGATCAAGAGCTTGCTCAAGAACGGGTCGTTGTCGCTCGGTGAACTGCTCGAGCAGGCTACCGACGACCCCATGGTGAGTGGCATCAAAGTGAGTGCCGTCCTTACCTCCATGCCCAGAACCGGGAAGGTGAAGGCCGGTCAGATCATGGAGGAGCTCGGTATTGCCGAGAACCGGCGGGTCCGGGGTCTCGGAGCGCGGCAGCGCAGCGCCCTCCTAGCCAAGTTCAGCTGA
- a CDS encoding dihydroorotate dehydrogenase produces the protein MAPLNRSVALGPVTLRSPLVGASGTVGSAVDFVSVASPDHYGALVAKSVAPEPWTGNPPPRLAPAGVGMLNAIGIQNPGIEAWLAEFGPLLDSAGVPVWGSAVGHHPAGFATVARGLEEGGVEAVEVNLSCPNLDGHGLIALDPDASARVIEAVRNAASGPVSAKLSPNASDIVAIAASVWNAGADWVVIGNTVWGAAIDIESGTPRVATGSGGYSGPPLKPIALRAVMEVATRLPEVPILGCGGVVTGEDVVEYLMAGAGAVAIGTVHFAEPRAARRIDRELARWCRTHGVERVSDLVGVALREESLP, from the coding sequence TTGGCACCGCTGAACCGCTCGGTCGCCCTGGGGCCGGTCACGCTCCGCTCTCCCCTCGTGGGGGCCTCTGGAACCGTGGGCTCGGCGGTCGATTTCGTATCGGTGGCGTCTCCCGACCACTACGGGGCGCTGGTGGCGAAGTCCGTGGCGCCCGAGCCCTGGACCGGTAACCCGCCTCCCCGCCTAGCGCCCGCCGGAGTGGGCATGCTCAACGCGATCGGCATCCAGAACCCCGGCATCGAAGCCTGGCTGGCGGAGTTCGGTCCCCTGCTGGACAGCGCCGGCGTCCCTGTCTGGGGCTCGGCGGTCGGTCATCATCCGGCCGGTTTCGCCACGGTGGCCAGGGGCCTCGAGGAGGGCGGCGTGGAGGCGGTGGAGGTCAACCTGTCCTGTCCCAACCTCGACGGGCACGGGCTGATCGCCCTCGATCCGGACGCGTCGGCCCGGGTGATCGAGGCGGTTCGGAACGCCGCCTCGGGCCCTGTCTCGGCCAAGCTGTCGCCGAACGCCTCGGACATCGTGGCGATAGCCGCATCCGTCTGGAATGCGGGCGCCGACTGGGTTGTGATCGGCAACACCGTGTGGGGCGCCGCCATCGACATCGAGTCGGGGACCCCCCGGGTGGCCACGGGGAGCGGCGGCTACTCCGGCCCCCCGCTCAAACCGATCGCGTTGCGGGCCGTCATGGAGGTGGCAACCCGGCTTCCCGAGGTTCCGATCCTGGGCTGCGGCGGCGTGGTCACAGGTGAGGATGTGGTGGAGTACCTCATGGCGGGAGCCGGCGCGGTGGCGATAGGGACGGTCCACTTCGCGGAGCCCCGGGCGGCGCGGCGCATCGACCGCGAGCTGGCGAGATGGTGCCGGACCCATGGCGTGGAACGGGTGTCCGACCTGGTCGGCGTTGCCCTCCGGGAGGAATCCCTACCATGA
- the coaBC gene encoding bifunctional phosphopantothenoylcysteine decarboxylase/phosphopantothenate--cysteine ligase CoaBC produces the protein MSGNRTSGQNSAGQPIPVLFSTLLHGRHLVLAISGGIAAYKAAYLARRLYEAGSQVRTIMTEGALRFLGEQTLAAITGHAVVTTLFGSKQAGPSPHTELARWADALVVAPATANVVAKVANGLADDALTATVAAFDGPVVLAPAMHTEMWQQPATARNIRLLEEDGRCLVGPVVGELAAGDSGMGRMAEPDEILAAVAGVFDDSLSGLRVLVTAGGTREAIDPVRYVGNRSSGKMGHELALEAARRGAAVVLVTTTAPPDMPCSVEVVPVESAEDMAHQVWARASALDAAVLAAAVADFRPADVAGTKLARSDGPPQIVLEPTPNVLAGLVERVEPGTTVVGFAAETGGIDRAVGKAATYGVDFVVANDVTSPGSGFGTDTNQVTIISAAGERTPLEMMTKRDVAGAIWSHVTTLREDGA, from the coding sequence ATGTCCGGCAATAGAACCTCGGGTCAAAACAGCGCGGGCCAACCCATCCCCGTCCTTTTCAGCACCCTTCTACACGGCCGGCATCTGGTACTAGCCATCTCCGGGGGTATCGCCGCGTACAAGGCGGCCTACCTGGCCCGGCGACTCTACGAGGCCGGCTCGCAGGTCCGGACCATCATGACCGAGGGGGCCCTGCGCTTCCTGGGGGAGCAGACCCTCGCGGCGATTACCGGCCACGCGGTGGTGACCACGCTCTTCGGATCGAAACAAGCCGGACCGAGCCCCCACACGGAGTTGGCCCGTTGGGCCGATGCCCTGGTGGTGGCGCCCGCCACCGCCAATGTGGTGGCCAAGGTCGCCAACGGGCTGGCCGATGACGCCCTGACCGCCACGGTGGCGGCCTTCGACGGGCCGGTGGTGCTGGCGCCCGCCATGCACACCGAGATGTGGCAGCAACCCGCCACAGCCCGCAATATCCGGCTCCTCGAGGAGGACGGCAGGTGCCTGGTGGGTCCGGTCGTCGGCGAGCTGGCGGCGGGCGACTCCGGGATGGGTCGCATGGCGGAACCCGACGAGATACTGGCGGCGGTGGCGGGGGTGTTCGATGACTCCCTGAGCGGGTTGAGGGTGCTGGTGACCGCCGGAGGAACCCGGGAAGCCATCGATCCGGTGCGCTACGTGGGTAACCGGTCCTCGGGGAAGATGGGCCACGAACTGGCTCTGGAGGCAGCCCGTCGCGGGGCCGCGGTGGTGCTGGTCACCACCACCGCACCGCCGGACATGCCGTGTTCGGTCGAAGTGGTGCCGGTCGAGTCGGCGGAAGACATGGCGCACCAGGTCTGGGCGCGGGCCTCGGCGCTAGACGCGGCGGTGCTGGCGGCCGCGGTGGCCGACTTCCGGCCCGCCGATGTGGCCGGTACCAAGCTGGCCCGGTCCGACGGTCCTCCCCAAATCGTCCTGGAGCCCACACCCAACGTCCTGGCCGGGCTGGTGGAAAGGGTGGAACCGGGAACGACCGTGGTCGGCTTCGCTGCGGAGACCGGCGGTATCGATCGGGCGGTGGGCAAGGCCGCCACGTACGGGGTGGACTTCGTGGTGGCCAACGACGTGACCAGCCCCGGGAGCGGGTTCGGTACCGACACCAACCAGGTGACCATCATCTCGGCGGCGGGAGAACGCACTCCCCTGGAGATGATGACCAAGCGTGATGTGGCCGGTGCGATCTGGTCACACGTGACCACACTGAGAGAAGATGGGGCCTGA
- the carB gene encoding carbamoyl-phosphate synthase large subunit: MPKRTDIESILVIGSGPIVIGQACEFDYSGTQAAKVLRSEGYRVILVNSNPATIMTDPEFADATYLEPITPEIVERILEHESPDALLPTLGGQTALNVTAELARSGVTDRLGVELIGASFDAIERAEDRGLFKETMAAVGIESPRSRYARSMEEAVAATAEIGYPVMVRPSFILGGGGTGIAGDEEAFGEIARHGLSASPVSEILVEESVVGWKEYELEVMADRSGNAVIVCSIENLDPMGVHTGDSITVAPIQTLSDREYQEMRNEAITCLRAIGVQTGGSNVQFAVDPVTGRRLIIEMNPRVSRSSALASKATGFPIAKIAALLAVGYTLDEIANDITGATPASFEPVLDYTVVKIPRFDFAKFPMAPDRLGTSMRSVGEAMAIGRTFPEALQKALRSLETGRHGLNADPGERDLRAVSEGALDEAVATPSSGRIFQLGEAIRRGRSVEHLARSTGVDPWFLDQMAEVYELRAELEAAGAPRTDLVRDAKRMGFSDAQLAYIWGEPEAGIREFRRAAGIRPTYKRVDTCAAEFEARTPYFYSTYEDESEVEATRRPRVVILGSGPNRIGQGIEFDYCCVHAAFALKEAGYETVMVNCNPETVSTDYDTSDRLYFEPLTVEDVLEICNAEDPVAVVVQLGGQTPLNLAGRLEANGAPIAGTPPDRIDEAEDRERFSALCRQLGIVQPPHGTATSPAEAARVAGSIGFPVLARPSYVLGGRAMRVVYSGDELDAYLADLYGKDQQAGFDLASAPVLIDRFLEAATEVDVDAVYDGAELLVGGIMEHVEQAGVHSGDSACITPPPTLGAAARRTIVGATGALARALEVRGLINLQFAVRGDEVFLLEANPRGSRTVPFISKAKGIPLAKIASRVMMGATLEDLVAEGVYSPTDEPRFVACKEAVLPWDRFPEEDTLLGPEMRATGEVMGIGPGPGVAYSKAMMAAGSGIPEAGTVFLSFADPDKPAGARIGEALHSLGLNLVASPGTAGFLKARGIPAEAVPKVGEGPEDTVWQIESGRVDMIINTPQGRRARGDGRLMRRAASSRGVPIVTTVAGGEAVIRSLRGSSEAVYEVRSLQDWHR, from the coding sequence ATGCCCAAGCGCACCGATATCGAGAGCATCCTGGTCATCGGTTCCGGCCCGATCGTGATCGGCCAGGCCTGCGAGTTCGACTATTCGGGTACCCAGGCGGCCAAGGTGCTGAGATCGGAGGGCTACCGGGTGATCCTCGTGAACTCCAACCCGGCCACCATCATGACGGATCCCGAGTTCGCCGACGCCACCTATCTCGAACCGATCACACCCGAGATCGTCGAGCGGATTCTGGAACACGAGTCACCCGATGCCCTGCTGCCCACGCTGGGCGGGCAGACCGCGCTCAACGTGACCGCCGAGCTCGCCCGGTCGGGTGTGACCGACCGCCTCGGGGTGGAACTCATCGGCGCGAGCTTCGACGCCATCGAACGGGCCGAGGACCGGGGATTGTTCAAGGAGACGATGGCGGCGGTAGGCATCGAGTCGCCCCGTTCCCGCTACGCCCGATCGATGGAGGAGGCGGTGGCGGCCACCGCCGAGATCGGCTACCCGGTGATGGTGCGGCCCTCCTTCATCCTGGGCGGGGGCGGCACCGGTATTGCCGGGGACGAGGAGGCTTTCGGGGAGATCGCCCGGCACGGGCTCAGCGCCTCCCCGGTGAGCGAGATCCTGGTGGAGGAGTCGGTGGTGGGCTGGAAGGAGTACGAACTGGAGGTGATGGCCGACCGGAGCGGCAACGCGGTCATCGTCTGCTCGATCGAGAACCTGGACCCGATGGGCGTCCACACCGGCGATTCCATCACCGTGGCACCGATCCAGACCCTGTCGGACCGGGAGTACCAGGAGATGCGGAACGAGGCCATAACCTGCCTCCGGGCCATCGGTGTGCAGACCGGGGGCTCCAACGTCCAGTTCGCGGTGGATCCGGTCACCGGCCGCCGGTTGATCATCGAGATGAACCCCCGCGTCTCGCGTTCATCCGCCCTCGCTTCCAAGGCCACCGGGTTCCCGATCGCCAAGATCGCCGCCCTCCTGGCGGTGGGGTACACCCTCGATGAGATCGCCAACGACATCACCGGCGCCACGCCGGCCAGCTTCGAGCCGGTGCTGGACTACACGGTGGTCAAGATCCCCCGCTTCGACTTCGCCAAGTTCCCGATGGCGCCCGACCGGCTGGGCACCTCGATGCGGTCGGTCGGCGAGGCCATGGCCATCGGGCGTACCTTCCCCGAGGCCCTGCAGAAGGCGCTGCGGAGCCTTGAGACCGGCCGGCACGGGCTCAACGCCGATCCGGGGGAGAGGGACTTGCGGGCCGTTTCCGAAGGGGCCCTCGATGAGGCGGTGGCGACTCCTAGCTCCGGCCGGATCTTCCAGCTGGGGGAGGCGATCCGCCGGGGTCGGAGTGTGGAGCACCTGGCCCGATCCACCGGCGTCGATCCGTGGTTCCTGGACCAGATGGCGGAGGTCTACGAACTCCGGGCCGAGCTGGAGGCGGCCGGTGCCCCCCGGACCGATCTGGTGCGGGACGCCAAGCGGATGGGATTCTCGGACGCGCAGTTGGCGTACATCTGGGGAGAGCCCGAAGCCGGTATCCGGGAGTTCCGGCGAGCCGCCGGTATCCGGCCGACCTACAAGCGGGTCGATACCTGCGCTGCCGAGTTCGAGGCGCGGACCCCCTACTTCTACTCCACCTACGAGGACGAGAGCGAGGTGGAGGCAACCCGCCGGCCTCGGGTGGTGATCCTCGGGTCCGGTCCCAACCGGATCGGCCAGGGTATCGAGTTCGACTACTGCTGCGTTCATGCCGCCTTCGCCCTCAAGGAGGCCGGCTACGAGACCGTGATGGTCAACTGCAACCCCGAGACGGTCTCCACCGACTACGACACCTCCGACCGCCTCTACTTCGAGCCCCTGACGGTGGAGGACGTGCTGGAGATCTGCAATGCCGAGGATCCCGTGGCGGTAGTCGTCCAGCTGGGTGGCCAGACCCCGCTCAACCTGGCCGGACGTCTGGAGGCGAACGGAGCGCCTATCGCCGGCACTCCTCCGGACCGCATCGACGAGGCGGAGGATCGGGAGCGCTTCTCAGCCCTGTGCCGGCAGCTGGGGATCGTCCAGCCTCCTCACGGCACCGCCACGAGCCCCGCCGAGGCGGCCCGGGTGGCCGGCTCCATCGGCTTTCCGGTGCTGGCGCGGCCCTCCTACGTGCTCGGGGGCCGGGCCATGCGGGTGGTCTACTCGGGAGACGAGCTCGACGCTTACCTGGCCGACCTGTACGGCAAGGATCAGCAGGCGGGGTTCGACCTGGCCTCGGCTCCCGTCCTGATCGATCGCTTCCTCGAGGCGGCCACAGAAGTCGATGTGGACGCCGTATACGACGGAGCGGAGTTGCTGGTCGGAGGCATCATGGAACATGTCGAGCAGGCCGGCGTTCACTCCGGCGACTCGGCCTGCATCACCCCGCCCCCCACCCTCGGCGCGGCTGCTCGCCGTACGATCGTCGGGGCGACGGGGGCTCTGGCGAGGGCGCTCGAGGTCAGGGGGCTGATCAACCTCCAGTTCGCGGTCAGGGGGGACGAGGTCTTCCTGCTGGAGGCCAACCCGCGTGGATCCCGGACGGTGCCGTTCATCTCCAAGGCCAAGGGCATCCCGCTCGCCAAGATCGCCTCGCGGGTGATGATGGGTGCCACACTGGAGGATCTGGTGGCGGAAGGGGTGTACTCCCCGACGGACGAACCGCGGTTCGTGGCATGCAAGGAGGCGGTGTTGCCTTGGGACAGGTTCCCCGAGGAGGACACCCTGCTCGGACCGGAGATGCGGGCGACCGGCGAGGTGATGGGGATCGGTCCGGGGCCGGGAGTGGCCTACTCGAAGGCCATGATGGCGGCGGGAAGCGGCATCCCGGAGGCGGGAACGGTGTTCCTCTCGTTCGCGGATCCCGACAAGCCGGCCGGCGCCCGGATCGGGGAGGCCCTTCACAGCCTGGGATTGAACCTGGTGGCCTCGCCCGGAACGGCCGGGTTCCTGAAGGCCCGCGGGATACCGGCCGAAGCCGTGCCCAAGGTCGGCGAGGGTCCCGAAGACACGGTCTGGCAGATCGAGTCGGGCCGGGTCGACATGATCATCAACACACCCCAGGGACGGCGGGCAAGGGGAGATGGTCGGTTGATGCGCCGGGCCGCGTCCTCGCGCGGTGTCCCCATCGTCACCACCGTGGCCGGTGGCGAGGCGGTGATCCGGAGCCTGCGCGGTTCTTCGGAGGCCGTGTACGAGGTACGGAGCCTGCAGGATTGGCACCGCTGA